A section of the Agrococcus sp. SGAir0287 genome encodes:
- a CDS encoding ATP-binding cassette domain-containing protein, with protein MTEPTHAAIRVHDASLAHAGATGLVVRGASLVAEPGAPITVLGPTGSGKSTLLDAIALRTPKEGGPELHGGSIAVLGHDVRGLGPRARTRLLAFVGHAQQRGSEHLDGTLTVGDVVASPIFDRDPRFDRAEAGIAVAGALDAVRLPLGMLDRHVFELSRGQRQRVSLARALVLDPRALVVDDPISGLDPVVAPDVLEGLRELARTRAVVAVVRTPHQARAIGGSSIVLHRGRVVGAGAIDALLADPRHPYVEALARAERPAA; from the coding sequence ATGACCGAGCCGACCCACGCGGCGATCCGCGTGCACGACGCATCCCTCGCCCACGCGGGCGCGACGGGCCTCGTCGTGCGAGGCGCGTCGCTCGTCGCCGAGCCGGGCGCGCCGATCACGGTGCTCGGGCCGACGGGCTCCGGCAAGTCGACGCTGCTCGACGCCATCGCGCTGCGAACGCCGAAGGAGGGCGGCCCCGAGCTGCACGGCGGCTCGATCGCCGTGCTCGGGCACGACGTGCGCGGCCTCGGCCCGCGAGCCAGGACACGGCTGCTCGCCTTCGTCGGGCACGCGCAGCAGCGCGGCTCCGAGCATCTCGACGGCACGCTGACGGTCGGCGACGTCGTCGCGAGCCCCATCTTCGACCGCGACCCCCGCTTCGATCGCGCGGAGGCGGGCATCGCCGTCGCCGGAGCGCTCGACGCCGTGCGACTGCCGCTCGGCATGCTCGACCGCCACGTGTTCGAGCTCTCGCGAGGCCAGCGCCAGCGGGTGTCGCTCGCCCGTGCGCTCGTGCTCGACCCGCGCGCGCTCGTCGTCGACGACCCGATCTCGGGCCTCGACCCGGTCGTCGCGCCCGACGTGCTCGAGGGCCTGCGCGAGCTCGCCAGGACGCGTGCGGTCGTCGCGGTCGTGCGCACGCCGCATCAGGCGCGTGCGATCGGCGGCTCCTCGATCGTCCTGCACCGCGGACGCGTCGTCGGCGCGGGCGCGATCGACGCGCTGCTCGCCGACCCGCGCCATCCCTACGTCGAGGCGCTCGCCCGCGCGGAGCGCCCGGCCGCCTGA
- the dnaG gene encoding DNA primase, with protein MPGRIRREDIDEVRSRMSIVDVVSDHVTLKSAGVGSLKGLCPFHDERTPSFHVRPAIGRYHCFGCGEDGDVIGFVMAMDHTSFAETVERFAAQLGITLRYEDGGAPQIEAGSRLRLLEASKAAAEFFQAQLLTPAAEPGQRFLGERGFDLAAAQRFGVGFAPQSFEALRTHLRGLGFTDDEQLRAGLLSEGQRGPYDRFRGRLVWPIRDVTGATVGFGARRLLDDDPGPKYLNTPETAIYHKSQVLYGLDLAKRDISKQREAVIVEGYTDVMACHLAGVTTAIATCGTAFGVDHIKVLRRVLGDVSTTDTTSLGKVVFTFDPDEAGQKAASRAFAEEQRFAAQTFVAVAPDGLDPCDLRLQRGDDAVRRLVETRRPMFEFMLRRVVDAFDLETVEGRVQATRAAAPVLATIRDRALADGYQRQVAGWLGVEPRDVQRALQGWRAQQARQQDARGQQSRPGSQGALGAPARPGGPAGQAAQGAAAPPAAPAEPRVTLQQLPKDPATILEREAIVAMLQQGGHVPVEMRARGASAHVGDGSLRIVRDGILAELDHIAEPTFSERVAAAVPEPLAPLVRELAIAPMVAGPRGVEASVRGVVVTLILRDILREKGELLGQLYRLRDGDPAAARRIATRIDELDAERARMEEQR; from the coding sequence ATGCCCGGCCGCATCCGCAGGGAGGACATCGACGAGGTCCGCAGCCGCATGTCGATCGTCGACGTCGTGTCGGACCACGTCACCTTGAAGTCCGCGGGCGTCGGCAGCCTCAAGGGGCTGTGCCCCTTCCACGACGAGCGCACGCCGTCGTTCCACGTGCGCCCCGCCATCGGCCGCTACCACTGCTTCGGCTGCGGCGAGGACGGCGACGTCATCGGCTTCGTGATGGCGATGGACCACACGTCGTTCGCCGAGACGGTCGAGCGCTTCGCCGCGCAGCTCGGCATCACGCTGCGCTACGAGGACGGCGGGGCGCCGCAGATCGAGGCCGGCTCGCGGCTGCGGCTGCTCGAGGCCTCGAAGGCGGCGGCGGAGTTCTTCCAGGCGCAGCTGCTCACGCCGGCCGCCGAGCCGGGCCAGCGCTTCCTCGGCGAGCGCGGGTTCGACCTCGCCGCCGCGCAGCGCTTCGGCGTCGGCTTCGCCCCGCAGTCGTTCGAGGCGCTGCGCACCCACCTGCGCGGGCTGGGATTCACCGACGACGAGCAGCTGCGCGCCGGACTGCTCTCCGAGGGGCAGCGAGGGCCCTACGACCGCTTCCGCGGCCGGCTCGTGTGGCCCATCCGCGACGTCACGGGCGCGACCGTCGGCTTCGGCGCGCGGCGGCTCCTCGACGACGACCCCGGCCCGAAGTACCTCAACACGCCCGAGACGGCGATCTACCACAAGTCGCAGGTGCTCTACGGGCTCGACCTCGCCAAGCGCGACATCTCGAAGCAGCGCGAGGCGGTCATCGTCGAGGGCTACACGGACGTCATGGCGTGCCATCTCGCGGGTGTGACGACCGCGATCGCGACCTGCGGCACGGCGTTCGGCGTCGACCACATCAAGGTGCTGCGGCGCGTGCTCGGCGACGTGTCCACGACCGACACGACCTCGCTCGGCAAGGTCGTCTTCACGTTCGACCCGGACGAGGCGGGGCAGAAGGCCGCGAGCCGTGCGTTCGCCGAGGAGCAGCGGTTCGCAGCGCAGACGTTCGTCGCCGTCGCACCAGACGGGCTCGACCCGTGCGACCTGCGCCTGCAGCGGGGCGACGACGCCGTGCGGCGGCTCGTCGAGACGCGCAGGCCGATGTTCGAGTTCATGCTGCGCCGCGTCGTCGACGCGTTCGACCTCGAGACCGTCGAGGGTCGCGTGCAGGCGACGCGCGCCGCGGCGCCCGTCCTCGCCACGATCCGCGATCGAGCGCTCGCGGACGGCTACCAGCGGCAGGTCGCGGGCTGGCTCGGCGTCGAGCCGCGCGACGTGCAGCGGGCGCTGCAGGGATGGCGAGCCCAGCAGGCGCGGCAGCAGGACGCGCGCGGCCAGCAGTCGCGCCCGGGCTCGCAGGGCGCGCTCGGCGCACCGGCGCGGCCGGGCGGCCCGGCCGGCCAGGCGGCGCAGGGCGCCGCGGCGCCGCCCGCCGCTCCCGCCGAGCCGCGCGTCACCCTCCAGCAGCTGCCGAAGGATCCCGCGACGATCCTCGAGCGCGAGGCGATCGTCGCGATGCTGCAGCAGGGCGGGCACGTGCCCGTCGAGATGCGGGCGCGCGGCGCGTCGGCGCACGTCGGCGACGGCTCGCTCCGCATCGTCCGCGACGGCATCCTCGCCGAGCTCGACCACATCGCCGAGCCCACGTTCTCCGAGCGCGTGGCGGCCGCGGTGCCCGAGCCGCTCGCGCCGCTCGTGCGCGAGCTCGCGATCGCGCCGATGGTCGCGGGTCCGCGCGGGGTGGAGGCGAGCGTGCGCGGCGTGGTCGTCACGCTCATCCTGCGTGACATCCTGAGGGAGAAGGGCGAGCTGCTCGGACAGCTGTACCGCCTGCGGGACGGCGATCCGGCGGCGGCGCGGCGCATCGCCACGAGGATCGACGAGCTCGACGCCGAGCGGGCGCGGATGGAGGAGCAGCGATGA
- a CDS encoding deoxyguanosinetriphosphate triphosphohydrolase: MAADYVGHDRERWLPETHSTRRSDFARDRARLLHSSALRRLAQKTQVVSPTSGLDFARNRLTHSLEVAQVGRELAGALGLDPDVVDTACLAHDIGHPPFGHNGERALNAWAAAIGGFEGNAQTLRVITRLEPKIVADRPYGLNLTRASVDAATKYPWPADQEVLDAGSGRVKFGFYAVDRDVFAWAREGAPEGRRCIEAEVMDLADDIAYSVHDFEDAIVNGFIDPRALAARADHDELVDRMERWVGDVPRDELLAAFDRLDDLDTWLDGFDGGRGDQARLKNLTSRLIGRFATAAAAATRAAYSGPLARFGGSVVVPSEVRAEIAVLKGTVAAYVMDVEHRQPIYEQQREILGELADRLLEMGEGALDATFAEDWREASDDAGRMRVVVDQVASLSDQTAVAWHAQQVV; this comes from the coding sequence GTGGCGGCTGACTACGTCGGGCACGACCGCGAGCGCTGGCTGCCCGAGACGCACTCGACGCGGCGCAGCGACTTCGCGCGCGACCGAGCGCGCCTGCTGCACTCGAGCGCCCTGCGCCGCCTCGCGCAGAAGACGCAGGTCGTCTCGCCCACGTCGGGCCTCGACTTCGCCCGCAACCGGCTGACGCACTCGCTGGAGGTGGCGCAGGTGGGCCGCGAGCTCGCGGGCGCGCTGGGACTCGATCCCGACGTCGTCGACACCGCCTGCCTCGCGCACGACATCGGTCATCCGCCCTTCGGGCACAACGGCGAGCGCGCGCTCAACGCGTGGGCGGCGGCCATCGGCGGCTTCGAGGGGAACGCGCAGACGCTGCGCGTCATCACGCGTCTCGAGCCGAAGATCGTCGCCGACCGCCCCTACGGGCTCAACCTCACGCGCGCGAGCGTCGACGCCGCGACGAAGTACCCGTGGCCCGCCGACCAGGAGGTGCTCGACGCGGGATCCGGGCGCGTGAAGTTCGGCTTCTACGCCGTCGACCGCGACGTCTTCGCATGGGCGCGCGAGGGCGCGCCCGAGGGGCGTCGCTGCATCGAGGCGGAGGTCATGGACCTCGCCGACGACATCGCCTACTCGGTGCACGACTTCGAGGACGCGATCGTCAACGGCTTCATCGACCCGCGCGCGCTCGCAGCCCGCGCCGACCACGACGAGCTCGTCGACCGCATGGAGCGCTGGGTCGGCGACGTGCCGCGCGACGAGCTGCTCGCCGCGTTCGACCGGCTCGACGACCTCGACACGTGGCTCGACGGCTTCGACGGTGGCCGCGGCGATCAGGCGCGCCTGAAGAACCTCACCTCCCGCCTCATCGGGCGCTTCGCGACGGCCGCGGCAGCCGCCACCCGTGCGGCGTACTCGGGGCCGCTCGCGCGCTTCGGCGGCTCGGTCGTCGTGCCGAGCGAGGTGCGCGCCGAGATCGCCGTGCTGAAGGGCACCGTCGCGGCGTACGTCATGGACGTCGAGCATCGCCAGCCGATCTACGAGCAGCAGCGCGAGATCCTCGGCGAGCTCGCCGACCGGCTGCTCGAGATGGGGGAGGGGGCGCTCGACGCGACCTTCGCCGAGGACTGGCGCGAGGCATCCGACGACGCAGGCCGCATGCGCGTCGTCGTCGACCAGGTCGCGAGCCTCTCGGACCAGACGGCCGTCGCCTGGCACGCGCAGCAGGTGGTCTGA
- the dusB gene encoding tRNA dihydrouridine synthase DusB has product MTGTQSLSATRAPALRIGPIELEAPVVLAPMAGITNTAFRRLCREHGAGLYVAEMVTSRALVERGEETYRLLSHHESETPRSVQLYGVDPATVERAVRIIVDEDLADHVDLNFGCPVPKVTRRGGGSALPWKHELFRAIVERAVRAAGDLPLTVKMRKGIDDDHLTYLEAGRAAEAAGVAAVALHGRTAAQHYSGTADWDAIARLKEAVTTVPVLGNGDIWQAEDAVRMIRETGCDGVVVGRGCLGRPWLFGDLVAAFEGRDDRFRPSLHEVFAVFRRHAELLVEHFGDEDRACRDIRKHVAWYGKGYPMGGDVRRALAAVSSIAEIDELVATLPDAPYDAAGVEGQRGRAGSPKRPALPDGWLDSPELTPAQRAALIEDESDTRGG; this is encoded by the coding sequence ATGACCGGCACGCAGAGCCTCTCCGCGACGCGGGCGCCGGCGCTGCGGATCGGCCCCATCGAGCTCGAGGCCCCCGTGGTGCTCGCGCCGATGGCGGGCATCACGAACACGGCGTTCCGCAGGCTGTGCCGCGAGCACGGCGCGGGGCTGTACGTCGCGGAGATGGTCACCTCTCGCGCCCTCGTCGAGCGCGGCGAGGAGACCTACCGCCTCCTGTCGCACCACGAGTCGGAGACGCCGCGCTCGGTGCAGCTCTACGGCGTCGACCCGGCGACGGTCGAGCGCGCCGTGCGCATCATCGTCGACGAGGACCTCGCCGACCACGTCGACCTCAACTTCGGCTGCCCCGTGCCGAAGGTCACGCGCCGCGGCGGCGGCTCGGCGCTGCCGTGGAAGCACGAGCTCTTCCGCGCGATCGTCGAGCGCGCCGTGCGCGCCGCGGGCGACCTGCCGCTCACGGTCAAGATGCGCAAGGGCATCGACGACGACCACCTCACCTACCTCGAGGCGGGTCGGGCTGCCGAGGCGGCGGGCGTCGCGGCCGTCGCCCTCCACGGACGCACCGCCGCGCAGCACTACTCGGGCACCGCCGACTGGGATGCCATCGCACGCCTCAAGGAGGCCGTGACGACGGTGCCCGTGCTCGGCAACGGCGACATCTGGCAGGCCGAGGACGCCGTGCGCATGATACGCGAGACCGGCTGCGACGGCGTCGTCGTCGGTCGCGGCTGCCTCGGGCGCCCCTGGCTCTTCGGCGACCTCGTCGCCGCGTTCGAGGGGCGCGACGACCGCTTCCGCCCGTCGCTGCACGAGGTCTTCGCCGTCTTCCGCCGGCATGCCGAGCTGCTCGTCGAGCACTTCGGCGACGAGGACCGCGCCTGCCGCGACATCCGCAAGCACGTCGCCTGGTACGGCAAGGGCTACCCGATGGGCGGCGACGTGCGCCGTGCGCTCGCAGCCGTGTCGAGCATCGCCGAGATCGACGAGCTCGTGGCGACGCTCCCGGACGCGCCCTACGACGCCGCCGGCGTCGAGGGCCAGCGCGGTCGCGCAGGCAGCCCGAAGCGCCCCGCGCTGCCGGACGGCTGGCTCGACAGCCCAGAGCTCACCCCCGCGCAGCGCGCCGCCCTCATCGAGGACGAGAGCGACACGCGTGGCGGCTGA
- a CDS encoding glycine--tRNA ligase — protein MPASRLDQVINLAKRRGFVFQAGEIYGGSRSAWDYGPLGVALKENIKRQWWKTFVQGRDDMVGLDSSIILPQKVWHASGHVATFTDPLVESLHTHKRYRADHLIEAYEANHGHPPANGLADVKDPETGQPGAWTEPKAFSGLMKTYLGPVDDEEGLHYLRPETAQGIFVNFNNVVTTARRKPPFGIGQIGKSFRNEITPGNFIFRTREFEQMEIEFFVPPADAPEWFDRWVADCEAWFHDLGLRPENIRHLDVPDGERAHYSARTIDLEYRFGFQGSEWGELMGVANRTDYDLTTHSEHSGKKLEYFDQAANERYTPYVIEPAFGLTRSLMAFLIEAYDEEEVPNAKGGTDTRTVLRLDPRLAPVKAAVLPLSRNEQLSPLAREVAQGLRKHWAIEFDDAGAIGRRYRRQDEVGTPFCITVDFDSLEDQAVTVRERDTMQQQRVAIAELEGFLAQALVGA, from the coding sequence ATGCCCGCAAGTCGGCTCGACCAGGTCATCAATCTCGCGAAGCGTCGCGGATTCGTCTTCCAGGCCGGTGAGATCTACGGCGGCTCGCGCTCCGCATGGGACTACGGACCCCTCGGCGTGGCGCTGAAGGAGAACATCAAGCGTCAGTGGTGGAAGACGTTCGTGCAGGGTCGCGACGACATGGTCGGCCTCGACTCGTCGATCATCCTGCCGCAGAAGGTGTGGCACGCCTCCGGCCACGTGGCGACGTTCACCGACCCGCTCGTCGAGTCGCTGCACACCCACAAGCGCTACCGCGCCGACCACCTCATCGAGGCGTACGAGGCCAACCACGGCCACCCGCCCGCGAACGGCCTCGCCGACGTCAAGGACCCGGAGACGGGCCAGCCCGGCGCGTGGACCGAGCCCAAGGCGTTCTCGGGCCTCATGAAGACCTACCTCGGCCCCGTCGACGACGAGGAGGGCCTGCACTACCTGCGGCCCGAGACCGCGCAGGGCATCTTCGTGAACTTCAACAACGTCGTCACGACCGCCCGCCGCAAGCCGCCGTTCGGCATCGGCCAGATCGGCAAGTCGTTCCGCAACGAGATCACGCCCGGCAACTTCATCTTCCGCACGCGCGAGTTCGAGCAGATGGAGATCGAGTTCTTCGTGCCGCCGGCCGACGCTCCCGAGTGGTTCGACCGCTGGGTCGCCGACTGCGAGGCGTGGTTCCACGACCTCGGCCTTCGCCCCGAGAACATCCGCCACCTCGACGTGCCCGACGGCGAGCGCGCGCACTACTCGGCGCGCACGATCGACCTCGAGTACCGCTTCGGCTTCCAGGGCAGCGAGTGGGGCGAGCTCATGGGCGTCGCCAACCGCACCGACTACGACCTCACGACGCACTCCGAGCACTCGGGCAAGAAGCTCGAGTACTTCGACCAGGCGGCGAACGAGCGCTACACGCCGTACGTGATCGAGCCGGCGTTCGGCCTCACGCGCAGCCTCATGGCCTTCCTCATCGAGGCCTACGACGAGGAGGAGGTGCCGAACGCGAAGGGCGGCACCGACACGCGCACCGTCCTGCGGCTCGACCCGCGCCTCGCGCCGGTCAAGGCTGCCGTGCTGCCGCTGTCGCGCAACGAGCAGCTCTCGCCGCTCGCGCGCGAGGTCGCGCAGGGGCTGCGCAAGCACTGGGCCATCGAGTTCGACGACGCCGGCGCCATCGGCCGGCGCTACCGCCGTCAGGACGAGGTCGGCACGCCGTTCTGCATCACCGTCGACTTCGACTCGCTCGAGGATCAGGCGGTCACGGTGCGCGAGCGGGACACGATGCAGCAGCAGCGCGTCGCCATCGCGGAGCTCGAGGGCTTCCTGGCGCAGGCGCTCGTCGGAGCCTGA
- a CDS encoding endo alpha-1,4 polygalactosaminidase has product MRIRRLVVAVVATASLAGCATAGPGPVEAGGDAAERWEAASQGTIDYQLGGAYEPDPGTTIVARDASDPPADGAFSICYLNGFQTQPGDAAWWLDEHPDLLLRDDAGEPMIDPGWPDEMALDTSTADRRAAIAAIVQPWIAGCADAGYDAVELDNLDSWTRFEGLTMEGNLALAADLVAAIHDAGLWAAQKNALEAGEAGPDAGFDMVVTEECGQFDECADYAALYADRHIDVEYVESTSEASFLAMCDAGDVPRLSVLRDLALSVAGEADHVRVPCP; this is encoded by the coding sequence ATGCGCATCCGTCGCCTGGTCGTCGCTGTCGTCGCCACCGCGTCGCTCGCGGGCTGCGCGACCGCCGGACCCGGGCCCGTCGAGGCCGGCGGCGACGCCGCCGAGCGGTGGGAGGCGGCGTCGCAGGGCACGATCGACTACCAGCTCGGCGGCGCGTACGAGCCCGACCCGGGCACGACGATCGTCGCGCGCGACGCATCCGACCCGCCCGCAGACGGCGCGTTCTCGATCTGCTACCTCAACGGCTTCCAGACGCAGCCGGGCGACGCCGCGTGGTGGCTCGACGAGCACCCCGACCTGCTGCTGCGCGACGACGCCGGCGAGCCGATGATCGACCCCGGCTGGCCCGACGAGATGGCGCTCGACACCTCCACGGCCGATCGCCGCGCCGCGATTGCCGCCATCGTGCAGCCGTGGATCGCCGGCTGCGCCGACGCCGGCTACGACGCCGTCGAGCTCGACAACCTCGACTCGTGGACGCGCTTCGAGGGACTCACGATGGAGGGCAACCTCGCGCTCGCCGCCGACCTCGTCGCCGCCATCCACGACGCCGGGCTCTGGGCGGCGCAGAAGAACGCCCTCGAGGCGGGGGAGGCGGGGCCGGACGCGGGCTTCGACATGGTCGTCACCGAGGAGTGCGGGCAGTTCGACGAATGCGCCGACTACGCCGCGCTCTACGCAGATCGCCACATCGACGTCGAGTACGTCGAGTCGACGTCGGAGGCGTCGTTCCTCGCGATGTGCGACGCCGGCGACGTGCCGCGTCTGAGCGTGCTGCGCGACCTCGCGCTCTCGGTCGCAGGCGAGGCCGACCACGTGCGCGTGCCCTGCCCGTGA
- a CDS encoding putative Ig domain-containing protein yields the protein MRRILPALAAAALAGGLVLSAPALASAAVTLTATNSTPAEVDESSATRDLQITTDRDVASVTIAVDWLKTSGTCAAPTGNNAHHHETELYLTSPEGTTVTLVDGGTNPGETPVGPVSVVFDDAAALPLSSTGQAPASGTFRPEQPLSTFAGQAAGGAWSLQITDNGGADPLCFLSATLEVTLVGPTLSTAPLADGIVGDAYDAQLPAATGSTGSVTYAAVDPADLPDGLTLAADGSISGTPSEAGTFVFAATATDDVGTSEEAEYTIVVEARAGFAGATSTDAAIGVPFTYDPQLQPGSPPATVTASGLPAWLSIDPATGVLAGTPTAGVGAVEVTLTASNGVEPDAVLELTIDVVAGPAVSIALTPETLAIGTGGSQTYVVTGVDAEGNAADVSAATLTSSDASDVVDGRVVTFGAAGGRTITATLGELTDTAAVEVAAAPVPSAPVPSAPAPSAPAAAGPSLPQTGGAIAGWLALVAGLLVAGGLVARRLARR from the coding sequence GTGCGCCGAATCCTCCCCGCCCTTGCCGCCGCCGCCCTCGCGGGCGGCCTCGTGCTGAGCGCCCCCGCGCTCGCCTCCGCCGCCGTGACCCTCACGGCCACCAACTCGACCCCGGCCGAGGTCGACGAGTCGAGCGCGACGCGGGACCTGCAGATCACGACCGATCGCGACGTGGCCTCGGTCACGATCGCCGTCGACTGGCTGAAGACCAGCGGCACCTGCGCAGCCCCGACCGGCAACAACGCCCATCACCACGAGACCGAGCTGTACCTCACCTCGCCGGAGGGCACCACCGTGACGCTCGTGGACGGCGGGACGAACCCGGGGGAGACGCCCGTGGGACCGGTCTCGGTCGTCTTCGACGACGCAGCCGCCCTCCCGCTCTCGTCCACGGGCCAGGCGCCGGCATCCGGCACCTTCCGTCCGGAGCAGCCGCTGTCCACCTTCGCGGGGCAGGCCGCCGGCGGCGCCTGGTCGCTGCAGATCACCGACAACGGCGGCGCCGATCCGCTCTGCTTCCTCTCCGCCACGCTCGAGGTCACCCTCGTCGGCCCCACCCTGTCGACCGCGCCGCTCGCGGACGGCATCGTGGGCGACGCGTACGACGCGCAGCTGCCCGCGGCGACGGGATCGACCGGCTCGGTCACCTACGCCGCGGTCGATCCCGCCGACCTGCCCGACGGGCTGACGCTCGCGGCGGACGGCTCGATCTCGGGCACTCCCAGCGAGGCCGGCACGTTCGTGTTCGCCGCGACCGCGACGGACGACGTCGGCACCTCGGAGGAGGCGGAGTACACGATCGTCGTCGAGGCGCGCGCCGGCTTCGCAGGAGCGACGTCGACCGACGCGGCCATCGGCGTCCCCTTCACCTACGACCCGCAGCTGCAGCCGGGATCGCCGCCCGCGACCGTCACCGCCTCGGGCCTGCCGGCGTGGCTCTCGATCGACCCCGCCACGGGCGTGCTCGCCGGCACGCCGACGGCAGGCGTCGGCGCGGTGGAGGTCACGCTGACGGCCTCGAACGGCGTGGAGCCGGATGCCGTGCTCGAGCTCACGATCGACGTCGTCGCGGGCCCAGCGGTGAGCATCGCCCTCACGCCCGAGACCCTCGCCATCGGCACCGGCGGCAGCCAGACGTACGTCGTCACCGGCGTCGACGCGGAGGGCAACGCAGCCGACGTCTCGGCTGCGACGCTGACGTCGTCCGACGCGTCGGACGTCGTGGACGGCCGCGTCGTCACGTTCGGCGCAGCGGGCGGGCGCACGATCACCGCGACGCTCGGCGAGCTGACCGACACCGCCGCGGTCGAGGTCGCCGCGGCGCCCGTGCCCTCGGCGCCGGTGCCCTCGGCCCCCGCGCCGTCGGCACCCGCTGCCGCAGGGCCGTCGCTGCCGCAGACCGGCGGCGCGATCGCGGGGTGGCTGGCGCTCGTCGCCGGGCTGCTCGTCGCGGGCGGCCTCGTCGCGCGACGCCTCGCGCGCCGCTGA
- a CDS encoding isoprenyl transferase, with amino-acid sequence MSERRIPRHPDAVASRPIDWTGQQPPAYEPGTVPSHVAIIMDGNGRWANRQGKTRIEGHQAGEEVLLDVVAGALQAGVRHLSVYAFSTENWKRDPAEVRFLMGFNRKVLHRRRDQLHDWGVRIRWAGRRPRLWRSVIDELRVAERLTEANDRMTLTMCINYGGRLEITDAVRSIAEDVAAGRLSPSGVTERVIRSRMYLPDVPDVDLYVRSSGEQRISNFLTWQGAYAEMVFLDTLWPDFSRTDLWRAIDQYTGRERRFGGAIDAPSV; translated from the coding sequence ATGAGCGAGCGACGCATCCCGAGGCATCCCGACGCCGTCGCGTCGAGGCCGATCGACTGGACCGGCCAGCAGCCGCCCGCCTACGAGCCCGGCACGGTGCCGAGCCACGTCGCGATCATCATGGACGGCAACGGACGGTGGGCGAACCGGCAGGGCAAGACGCGCATCGAGGGGCATCAGGCGGGCGAGGAGGTGCTGCTCGACGTCGTCGCGGGCGCGCTGCAGGCCGGGGTGCGGCACCTGTCCGTGTACGCGTTCTCGACGGAGAACTGGAAGCGGGACCCCGCCGAGGTGCGCTTCCTCATGGGCTTCAACCGGAAGGTGCTGCACCGCAGGCGCGACCAGCTGCACGACTGGGGCGTGCGCATCCGCTGGGCCGGCCGCAGGCCGAGGCTGTGGCGCTCCGTCATCGACGAGCTGCGCGTCGCCGAGCGCCTCACCGAGGCGAACGACCGCATGACGCTGACGATGTGCATCAACTACGGCGGCAGGCTCGAGATCACGGATGCCGTGCGCTCGATCGCCGAGGACGTCGCCGCGGGCCGGCTGTCGCCGTCGGGGGTCACCGAGCGCGTCATCCGCAGCCGCATGTACCTGCCCGACGTGCCCGACGTCGACCTGTACGTGCGCTCGTCGGGGGAGCAGCGCATCTCGAACTTCCTCACCTGGCAGGGCGCGTACGCCGAGATGGTCTTCCTCGACACGCTCTGGCCCGACTTCTCGCGCACCGACCTGTGGCGCGCGATCGACCAGTACACGGGGCGTGAGCGCCGCTTCGGCGGCGCGATCGACGCGCCGAGCGTCTGA
- the recO gene encoding DNA repair protein RecO yields MPVYRDEGVVLTTHHLGEADRIVVLLTREHGKVRAVAKGVRRTSSRFGARLEPFMVADLQLAVGRSLDIVTQAETLGAYADQIMVDYPRYTAAAAMVETADRLTDHDASVQQYLLLVGALRSLSRGEHDPGLTLDSYLLRAMAIAGWAPTFGDCAVSGEPGPHTAFVPQLGGMVADGHAPPGVARLDAETVGLLAALLTGDWAVADATGERARGRASGIVGAWVQWHLERGLRSLEHVDRSRAPGAAAPQ; encoded by the coding sequence GTGCCGGTCTACCGCGACGAGGGCGTGGTGCTCACCACGCACCACCTCGGCGAGGCCGACCGCATCGTCGTGCTGCTGACGCGCGAGCACGGCAAGGTGCGCGCCGTCGCGAAGGGCGTGCGCCGGACCTCCTCGAGGTTCGGCGCACGCCTCGAGCCGTTCATGGTCGCCGACCTGCAGCTCGCGGTCGGCCGCAGCCTCGACATCGTGACGCAGGCGGAGACGCTCGGCGCCTACGCCGACCAGATCATGGTCGACTACCCGCGCTACACGGCCGCCGCCGCCATGGTCGAGACCGCCGACCGGCTCACCGACCACGACGCCTCCGTGCAGCAGTACCTGCTGCTCGTCGGCGCGCTGCGCTCCCTCTCGCGCGGCGAGCACGACCCCGGCCTCACGCTCGACTCCTACCTCCTGCGCGCCATGGCGATCGCGGGCTGGGCGCCGACGTTCGGCGACTGCGCCGTCTCGGGCGAGCCAGGACCGCACACGGCCTTCGTGCCGCAGCTCGGCGGCATGGTCGCCGACGGCCACGCACCGCCGGGCGTCGCACGGCTCGATGCCGAGACAGTCGGGCTGCTCGCAGCCCTGCTCACGGGCGACTGGGCCGTGGCCGACGCGACCGGGGAGCGAGCCCGCGGTCGCGCCTCCGGGATCGTCGGGGCGTGGGTGCAGTGGCACCTCGAGCGCGGCCTGCGCAGCCTCGAGCACGTCGACCGCTCGCGTGCGCCGGGCGCGGCCGCGCCGCAGTAG